One Chlamydiales bacterium DNA segment encodes these proteins:
- a CDS encoding YbaB/EbfC family nucleoid-associated protein, with translation MGSGFAKQKKQARALQEQFSKMQEQAKATEVTGLAGNGLVAITLNGEHEMLKISIKKECVDPDDLEGLEDLIKEAYKSAFKQLQSAASSSMPQLPGLPDLSAFGL, from the coding sequence ACAAGCACGCGCTCTTCAAGAACAGTTTAGCAAGATGCAAGAGCAAGCAAAAGCAACAGAAGTTACAGGTCTTGCTGGAAATGGCCTTGTAGCTATCACCTTAAATGGTGAGCATGAAATGCTAAAAATTTCTATCAAAAAAGAGTGTGTCGATCCTGATGATCTTGAAGGGCTAGAAGATCTTATTAAAGAAGCTTATAAAAGCGCCTTCAAACAACTACAGAGCGCGGCGTCTTCCTCTATGCCTCAACTTCCAGGCCTTCCAGACCTAAGCGCTTTTGGACTTTAA